One window of Centropristis striata isolate RG_2023a ecotype Rhode Island chromosome 21, C.striata_1.0, whole genome shotgun sequence genomic DNA carries:
- the LOC131958917 gene encoding protein phosphatase 1 regulatory subunit 1B-like — protein MDPLLPADTELMEREADKDARRKIQFSVPSAVPTQLDPRQVEMIRRRRPTPATLFRLTDPPSPEEDIGPHQWVLGENGALKAKLVHTAAYQPPSLKAVQRMAQAHLASLDMSLKDKEDPSSGEEEEEHEKDSQQRASTTDVREESKPLREQCAAPDSLAGSADLSCHRRDEEESKVREKGKGE, from the exons ATGGACCCGCTGCTGCCCGCAGACACAGAGCTGATGGAGCGAGAGGCAGATAAGGACGCGAGGAGGAAGATCCAGTTCTCCGTGCCTTCCGCCGTGCCCACCCAGCTGGACCCGCGACAGGTGGAGATG ATTCGACGCAGGAGGCCGACACCAGCCACACTCTTCAGATTGACAGACCCGCCATCACCTGAGGAAGACATTGGTCCTCACCAG TGGGTTCTGGGTGAAAATGGAGCCTTGAAAGCCAAACTGGTTCACACGGCAGCCTACCAGCCGCCCTCACTTAAAG CTGTCCAGAGGATGGCTCAGGCCCACCTGGCCTCCCTAGACATGTCTTTAAAGGACAAAGAGGACCCCTCTTctggggaggaagaggaggagcatgAGAAGGACAGCCAACAGAGAGCTTCAACTACAG ATGTAAGGGAAGAAAGCAAACCTCTCAGGGAACAGTGTGCTGCGCCGGACAGTTTGGCAGGAAGTGCTGATCTCAGCTGTCACcgcagagatgaagaggagtcCAAAgtaagagagaaaggaaaaggaGAATGA
- the LOC131959992 gene encoding phenylethanolamine N-methyltransferase, with protein MEEKGSQNGVAAMAACYQGFDPAAYLQYNYTPPRADFERKDSIVPWKLACLHRAFTEGDVSGELLVDIGSGPTLYQVLSGCEVFNKVLLTDFLEVNRQELRGWLRGGGSSSLDWTPYLQHVCKLEGRRPSAWAEKAAKLRQVITDIIPVDVHRPHPLAVDALPSEGADCLVSCFCLESVSPDLAAFTRALGHIGRLLRPGGHLLLIGALGESYYFGGPGVKIPVVPLNEAQVCASLKESGYTLIRLEVYTLPQDMRVGVDDVTGVFFAKAKKE; from the exons ATGGAAGAAAAGGGAAGCCAGAATGGAGTGGCGGCCATGGCAGCCTGCTACCAGGGATTTGATCCTGCAGCGTATCTGCAGTATAACTACACGCCTCCACGGGCGGATTTTGAAAGAAAGGACAGCATTGTGCCGTGGAAACTGGCATGCCTGCATAGAGCTTTCACTGAAG GTGATGTGAGCGGTGAGCTGCTGGTGGACATAGGTTCTGGTCCCACCCTGTACCAGGTGCTGAGTGGCTGTGAGGTCTTCAACAAGGTGCTCCTCACAGATTTCCTGGAGGTGAACAGGCAGGAGCTGAGAGGCTGGCTGCGGGGCGGGGGAAGCAGCAGTCTGGACTGGACGCCGTACCTGCAGCACGTCTGCAAGCTGGAGGGACGGCG GCCCTCAGCATGGGCAGAGAAAGCTGCCAAGCTACGTCAGGTCATCACGGACATCATCCCTGTTGACGTGCACCGCCCTCACCCTCTGGCTGTCGACGCCCTTCCTTCAGAGGGGGCCGACTGTCTCGTGTCCTGCTTCTGTCTGGAGAGCGTCAGTCCTGACCTGGCAGCCTTCACCAGGGCCCTGGGCCACATCGGGAGGCTCCTGCGGCCTGGTGGCCACCTCCTGCTCATCGGAGCCCTGGGAGAGAGTTATTATTTCGGGGGCCCTGGCGTAAAGATCCCTGTGGTGCCACTGAATGAAGCCCAGGTCTGTGCTAGTCTGAAGGAGAGCGGCTACACCCTGATCAGGCTGGAGGTTTACACGCTGCCTCAGGACATGAGGGTGGGGGTCGATGACGTGACCGGGGTGTTTTTTGCAAAAGCAAAAAAGGAGTAG